One segment of Dama dama isolate Ldn47 chromosome 15, ASM3311817v1, whole genome shotgun sequence DNA contains the following:
- the DKK1 gene encoding dickkopf-related protein 1, protein MTALRTAGAARVWVALAAAALCGHPLLGVSATLNFVLNSNAIKNLPPPLSGAAGHPGSAVSAAPGTPFEGGNKFQTLDNHQPYPCAEDEECGADEYCASPARGAGAQICLACRKLRKRCMRHAMCCPGNHCKNGICMPSDQNHFHRGEIEETIIENFGNEHSTLDGYSRRTTLSSRMYHTKGQEGSVCLRSSDCAAGLCCARHFWSKICKPVLKEGQVCTKHRRKGSHGLEIFQRCYCGEGLSCRIQKDHHQASNSSRLHTCQRH, encoded by the exons ATGACGGCTCTGCGCACAGCGGGTGCTGCCCGGGTCTGGGTCGCCCTGGCGGCTGCGGCTCTTTGCGGTCACCCTCTGCTGGGGGTGAGCGCCACCTTGAACTTCGTTCTCAACTCCAACGCCATCAAGAACCTGCCCCCACCGCTGAGCGGCGCTGCCGGGCACCCAGGCTCCGCCGTCAGCGCGGCTCCCGGAACTCCCTTTGAGGGCGGCAACAAGTTCCAGACCCTTGACAACCACCAG CCGTACCCGTGCGCTGAGGACGAGGAGTGCGGCGCCGACGAGTACTGCGCGAGTCCCGCCCGCGGAGCCGGCGCGCAAATCTGCCTAGCCTGTCGCAAGCTCCGAAAGCGCTGCATGCGTCACGCGATGTGCTGCCCTGGGAATCACTGCAAAAACG GGATATGCATGCCTTCTGATCAAAATCATTTCCATCGAGGGGAAATCGAGGAAACCATTATTGAAAACTTTGGTAATGAACACAGTACCTTGGATGGGTACTCCAGAAGAACTACACTGTCTTCAAGAATGTATCATACCAAAG GACAAGAAGGTTCTGTCTGTCTTCGCTCATCAGACTGCGCTGCGGGGTTGTGTTGTGCTAGACATTTCTGGTCCAAGATCTGTAAACCTGTTCTCAAGGAAGGTCAAGTGTGCACCAAACACAGGAGAAAAGGCTCCCATGGGCTGGAGATATTCCAGCGTTGTTACTGTGGAGAAGGTCTGTCTTGCCGGATACAGAAAGATCACCATCAAGCCAGTAATTCTTCCAGgcttcacacctgtcagagacACTAA